In Dehalococcoidia bacterium, the following are encoded in one genomic region:
- a CDS encoding NADH-quinone oxidoreductase subunit M: FVVLGIAVAAYAQGFAAQFNDGRFIPDAILATNGAVLQMFTHGLSSAGMFLLVGVLYERAHTRDLNDFGGLMPLMPV, from the coding sequence TTCGTGGTGCTGGGCATCGCGGTGGCCGCGTACGCGCAGGGCTTCGCCGCGCAGTTCAACGACGGGCGCTTTATCCCGGACGCCATCCTGGCGACCAACGGCGCGGTGCTGCAGATGTTCACCCACGGCCTGAGCAGCGCCGGCATGTTCCTCCTCGTCGGCGTGTTGTACGAGCGCGCCCACACTCGCGACCTGAACGACTTCGGCGGGCTGATGCCGCTGATGCCGGTGTA